In Candidatus Cohnella colombiensis, one DNA window encodes the following:
- a CDS encoding response regulator transcription factor has product MPIIKVLLVDDQELILESLNIVLEMEDDIEVVGLAKNGEEAIHYCERFQPDIILMDINMPIMDGVAATEKIKPRFPLTKIIILTSYKEVEYVLAALSHGAEGFLLKAIHPKNLIAGIRVVHTGGTLISPEMADKMIKSMLKSGISSTMDSRAMEPGLLEKNNEFGLSGREVEILHKLALGLRNQDIAKALYLSEGTVKNYISNIYSKMNVKGRREAAYKAREKGIIDPKRTHPKEE; this is encoded by the coding sequence ATGCCAATAATTAAAGTACTCCTAGTTGATGATCAGGAATTGATCCTTGAAAGTCTAAATATCGTACTAGAGATGGAAGACGATATTGAGGTTGTGGGTTTGGCTAAGAATGGTGAAGAAGCTATCCACTATTGTGAAAGGTTCCAACCGGATATCATCCTCATGGATATAAATATGCCTATTATGGATGGCGTTGCTGCTACAGAAAAGATCAAACCCCGATTCCCGTTAACGAAAATTATTATTCTAACTTCGTACAAAGAAGTTGAATATGTTCTGGCAGCGTTAAGCCATGGAGCTGAAGGCTTCCTTCTCAAAGCCATCCATCCCAAAAACCTTATCGCCGGCATACGGGTGGTTCACACGGGTGGGACGCTCATTTCGCCGGAAATGGCAGACAAAATGATTAAAAGCATGCTTAAAAGCGGAATTTCATCGACTATGGATTCAAGGGCCATGGAACCCGGATTGCTTGAGAAAAACAATGAATTCGGCCTTAGCGGCCGCGAAGTCGAAATTCTCCACAAGCTGGCATTAGGTCTGCGCAATCAGGACATCGCCAAGGCATTATATCTTAGTGAAGGTACGGTTAAAAATTACATCTCGAATATTTATTCGAAAATGAATGTAAAAGGAAGAAGAGAAGCTGCCTATAAGGCTAGGGAAAAAGGGATTATAGATCCTAAAAGAACACACCCTAAAGAGGAATGA